The following proteins are co-located in the Manihot esculenta cultivar AM560-2 chromosome 7, M.esculenta_v8, whole genome shotgun sequence genome:
- the LOC122724056 gene encoding phenylacetaldehyde reductase-like, giving the protein MAASKFAEESGIDIVTIHPGFVIGPFLQPTLNVTVEVILNYINGETFPNEIYRFVDVRDVASAHIQAFEQASANGRYCLVGRVVHFSEFLKIVHEQYPALQLPEKCEDEKAFALKYEVSKEKAKSLGINFIPLEVSVVDTIECLKDKGFLGV; this is encoded by the exons ATGGCTGCCTCGAAATTTGCAGAAGAAAGTGGAATTGACATTGTCACAATACATCCAGGATTTGTAATTGGTCCTTTCTTACAGCCAACTCTAAATGTCACTGTGGAGGTTATTCTAAACTACATAAATG GAGAAACATTTCCTAATGAAATTTACAGATTTGTAGATGTTAGAGATGTTGCATCTGCACATATTCAAGCTTTTGAACAAGCTTCTGCTAATGGCAGATATTGTTTAGTCGGAAGAGTTGTACATTTCTCCGAGTTCTTAAAGATCGTTCATGAACAATACCCTGCTCTGCAACTTCCTGaaaa ATGTGAAGATGAGAAGGCTTTTGCATTAAAATATGAGGTTTCAAAGGAGAAAGCTAAGAGTTTAGGCATCAACTTCATTCCGTTGGAGGTGAGTGTTGTGGACACCATTGAATGTCTGAAAGACAAGGGCTTTCTTGGTGTCTGA
- the LOC110629801 gene encoding phenylacetaldehyde reductase isoform X1 has product MSGEGKVVSVSGASGYIASWLVKFLLQRGYTVKASVREPNDARKTEHLLVLDGAKERLQLFKADLMDEGSFDPVVEGCECVFHTASPFYLSATDPQAELIDPALKGTLNVLRSCTKVPSIKRVVITSSMAAVAFNGKPLAPDVIIDETWFSDPDFCEKSKLWYMLSKTLAEEAAWKFTKENGIDMVTINPGLVIGPLLQPTLNTSSESVLKLINGAEKYPNTTFRWVDVRDVANAHIYAFENSSASGRYCLVGSVVHSSETLEILHKLFPELKIPKECADDKPPSTKYQVSKKRAENLGIKFTPLDMIQSKLNTYLHLMELKRDSSCSKQIYWKMDLLILPLMDVKVYFTQLVHSFVQMIHRQN; this is encoded by the exons ATGAGTGGGGAAGGGAAAGTGGTGAGCGTGAGTGGAGCATCTGGATACATAGCTTCATGGCTGGTGAAGTTCTTGCTTCAACGAGGCTACACAGTCAAAGCTTCAGTTCGAGAGCCAA ATGATGCAAGGAAAACTGAACACTTGCTTGTACTTGATGGAGCTAAAGAAAGACTGCAATTATTCAAAGCAGATTTAATGGATGAAGGGTCTTTTGATCCTGTGGTTGAGGGATGTGAATGTGTTTTCCATACAGCATCTCCATTTTATTTATCTGCAACTGATCCCCAG GCAGAACTTATTGATCCTGCATTGAAGGGAACACTTAACGTTCTTAGATCATGTACTAAAGTTCCTTCTATCAAAAGAGTGGTCATAACATCATCCATGGCAGCAGTTGCATTCAATGGGAAACCTCTTGCTCCTGATGTAATAATTGATGAGACATGGTTTTCGGATCCTGATTTTTGTGAGAAATCAAAG TTATGGTACATGCTTTCAAAAACCTTAGCAGAAGAAGCTGCTTGGAAGTTTACAAAAGAGAATGGAATAGACATGGTTACAATAAATCCAGGATTGGTGATTGGTCCTCTCTTACAGCCAACACTTAATACTAGCTCAGAGTCTGTTCTGAAACTTATAAATG GAGCAGAAAAATATCCAAATACAACATTCAGATGGGTTGATGTCAGAGATGTTGCCAATGCACACATTTATGCCTTTGAGAATTCTTCAGCTTCTGGAAGATATTGTTTAGTTGGGTCAGTTGTACACTCTTCTGAGACTCTGGAGATTTTGCACAAACTTTTCCCTGAACTCAAGATTCCTAAAGA ATGCGCAGATGACAAGCCACCCTCGACGAAATATCAAGTATCCAAAAAGAGAGCGGAGAATCTAGGCATCAAGTTTACTCCTCTCGAC ATGATCCAAAGCAAACTGAACACCTATTTGCACTTGATGGAGCTAAAGAGAGACTCTTCTTGTTCAAAGCAAATTTACTGGAAGATGGATCTTTTGATTCTGCCATTGATGGATGTGAAGGTGTATTTCACACAGCTTGTCCACTCTTTTGTACAAATGATCCACAG GCAGAACTGA
- the LOC110629801 gene encoding phenylacetaldehyde reductase isoform X2 translates to MSGEGKVVSVSGASGYIASWLVKFLLQRGYTVKASVREPNDARKTEHLLVLDGAKERLQLFKADLMDEGSFDPVVEGCECVFHTASPFYLSATDPQAELIDPALKGTLNVLRSCTKVPSIKRVVITSSMAAVAFNGKPLAPDVIIDETWFSDPDFCEKSKLWYMLSKTLAEEAAWKFTKENGIDMVTINPGLVIGPLLQPTLNTSSESVLKLINGAEKYPNTTFRWVDVRDVANAHIYAFENSSASGRYCLVGSVVHSSETLEILHKLFPELKIPKECADDKPPSTKYQVSKKRAENLGIKFTPLDY, encoded by the exons ATGAGTGGGGAAGGGAAAGTGGTGAGCGTGAGTGGAGCATCTGGATACATAGCTTCATGGCTGGTGAAGTTCTTGCTTCAACGAGGCTACACAGTCAAAGCTTCAGTTCGAGAGCCAA ATGATGCAAGGAAAACTGAACACTTGCTTGTACTTGATGGAGCTAAAGAAAGACTGCAATTATTCAAAGCAGATTTAATGGATGAAGGGTCTTTTGATCCTGTGGTTGAGGGATGTGAATGTGTTTTCCATACAGCATCTCCATTTTATTTATCTGCAACTGATCCCCAG GCAGAACTTATTGATCCTGCATTGAAGGGAACACTTAACGTTCTTAGATCATGTACTAAAGTTCCTTCTATCAAAAGAGTGGTCATAACATCATCCATGGCAGCAGTTGCATTCAATGGGAAACCTCTTGCTCCTGATGTAATAATTGATGAGACATGGTTTTCGGATCCTGATTTTTGTGAGAAATCAAAG TTATGGTACATGCTTTCAAAAACCTTAGCAGAAGAAGCTGCTTGGAAGTTTACAAAAGAGAATGGAATAGACATGGTTACAATAAATCCAGGATTGGTGATTGGTCCTCTCTTACAGCCAACACTTAATACTAGCTCAGAGTCTGTTCTGAAACTTATAAATG GAGCAGAAAAATATCCAAATACAACATTCAGATGGGTTGATGTCAGAGATGTTGCCAATGCACACATTTATGCCTTTGAGAATTCTTCAGCTTCTGGAAGATATTGTTTAGTTGGGTCAGTTGTACACTCTTCTGAGACTCTGGAGATTTTGCACAAACTTTTCCCTGAACTCAAGATTCCTAAAGA ATGCGCAGATGACAAGCCACCCTCGACGAAATATCAAGTATCCAAAAAGAGAGCGGAGAATCTAGGCATCAAGTTTACTCCTCTCGAC tattaG